DNA sequence from the Bdellovibrio sp. ArHS genome:
CTTCCCAATTTCCCCTCCGTGTTCGGGACCAATCAACAGACTTATATCGGAAAATTTCCCGGCAACGTTTTCTACTTCAATGGCCACATGGATGATTTTCGTATTTATAACCGCGTCTTAACGGAGGCA
Encoded proteins:
- a CDS encoding LamG-like jellyroll fold domain-containing protein, with the protein product MFGTNQQTYIGKFPGNVFYFNGHMDDFRIYNRVLTEAEILKISQQN